The Pocillopora verrucosa isolate sample1 chromosome 14, ASM3666991v2, whole genome shotgun sequence genome has a segment encoding these proteins:
- the LOC131768513 gene encoding uncharacterized protein produces MTSIYDNTVCEVKRQMPIPVHPFPRSSRRGNYRMRTKAHPFRHTDWEELLKREWNKRTPPLSPLEWREKHSRNTNAEDCCEFLMGRRCGRRRRLLFRSGYYLTIQPDGSVKGTKQKDCPYAIVEICSVGAGLVKIAGVETEFFLTIDDSGTLRATDADSEECVFEEVMVKDFYSAYKSYAYSNEHWTVAISDKDGRAYSARCQGLLDSDLEAHSLPEMMPDSDASSDEESTSETRTSPEVDSDTSGFVGLDASRFLEQQTSRLFDLLNFDLEACLMAEIQEDAGHAVVFPDNNTDIGPSLSEILRELGTNL; encoded by the exons ATGACAAGTATTTACGACAACACCGTTTGCGAAGTAAAAAGACAGATGCCTATACCTGTTCACCCATTCCCAAGAAGTTCCAGACGAGGAAATTACCGAATGAGGACCAAAGCCCATCCCTTTCGCCACACGGATTGGGAAGAGCTGCTCAAGAGAGAGTGGAATAAAAGGACACCACCCCTCTCGCCGTTGGAATGGAGGGAGAAGCACTCCAGAAACACGAACGCTGAGGATTGCTGCGAGTTTCTCATGGGAAGGAGATGTGGCAGGAGGCGAAGGCTACTTTTCCGCAGTGGCTATTATTTAACGATTCAACCGGATGGTAGTGTCAAAGGAACAAAGCAGAAAGATTGCCCTTATG CAATCGTAGAAATATGCTCAGTGGGGGCCGGCTTAGTGAAAATCGCAGGAGTAGAAACCGAGTTCTTTCTTACAATCGATGATTCTGGAACTCTTCGCGCCACG GACGCAGATAGTGAGGAGTGCGTTTTTGAGGAAGTGATGGTGAAGGATTTCTATAGCGCTTACAAATCATATGCATATTCGAACGAACATTGGACAGTAGCAATCAGCGATAAGGATGGAAGAGCGTATTCTGCTCGTTGTCAAGGACTTCTTGATTCAGATCTCGAGGCGCATTCATTACCTGAGATGATGCCTGATAGCGACGCATCTTCGGACGAGGAGTCTACATCAGAAACCCGAACATCACCCGAGGTTGACTCGGATACATCAGGCTTTGTAGGACTGGATGCATCGCGCTTTCTAGAGCAGCAAACTTCGCGTCTCTTTGATCTTCTCAATTTCGATCTCGAAGCGTGTTTAATGGCTGAGATACAAGAAGACGCGGGTCATGCTGTTGTGTTTCCCGATAATAATACTGACATTGGACCATCTCTGTCCGAGATTCTACGCGAGTTAGGAACCAATTTGTAG
- the LOC131768517 gene encoding myosin-2 essential light chain-like, whose translation MSKKPVLRDEGMLKDIFQLYDTTGGDKIDVNQLGQVLRATGLNPTQSEVQKVERDVGKSTVSFEEFLPIYNSVAQHMTSVSSVSPEQVVDCFKHFDREGSGSISSSMLRHVLTSLGEKLTDEEFDALSSGHVSSKGEISYEVFIPAIMANAE comes from the coding sequence ATGAGCAAAAAACCAGTGTTGAGGGACGAAGGAATGCTTAAAGATATCTTCCAACTGTATGACACTACAGGAGGGGACAAAATTGACGTGAATCAACTCGGTCAGGTTTTGCGAGCGACAGGGTTGAATCCCACACAGAGCGAAGTCCAGAAAGTGGAAAGAGATGTTGGCAAGTCGACGGTTTCTTTCGAAGAATTCTTGCCGATTTACAACTCCGTTGCGCAGCACATGACAAGTGTATCAAGTGTGAGTCCTGAACAAGTTGTGGATTGTTTCAAACACTTCGATCGGGAGGGAAGCGGTAGTATTTCGTCCAGTATGCTACGTCATGTTCTGACTTCGTTGGGCGAGAAACTCACAGATGAAGAATTCGATGCTTTGTCGTCAGGCCATGTCAGCtcaaaaggagaaattagctaCGAGGTCTTCATACCTGCCATCATGGCAAACGCTGAATGA